The following are encoded in a window of Pecten maximus chromosome 17, xPecMax1.1, whole genome shotgun sequence genomic DNA:
- the LOC117315170 gene encoding uncharacterized protein LOC117315170 produces MVHHYFQHHGHGERIANIHFDNCSGQNKNNIVLWYALWRVLVGLHIVVQYYMMIAGHTKFDPDWHFGVWKLRWRSSNVETLEEVAKTVTHSSRNGHNIPQLVKDEDKPLIFRDWKSYLKQYFKPLKNLTKYHHFLVDATKPGTVL; encoded by the exons ATGGTCCATCACTATTTTCAGCATCATGGACATGGAGAAAGGATTGCAAACATCCATTTTGATAACTGCAGTGGACAgaataaaaacaacattgtGTTGTGGTATGCCCTTTGGAGAGTCTTAGTTG gtCTGCATATTGTCGTTCAATACTATATGATGATCGCTGGTCACACAAAGTTTGATCCTGACTGGCATTTTGGTGTGTGGAAACTGCGCTGGAGATCCAGTAATGTTGAAACTCTAGAGGAAGTTGCCAAGACAGTTACACACTCATCACGTAATGGACATAATATTCCACAGTTGGTGAAAGATGAAGACAAACCCCTTATATTTAGAGACTGGAAGTCATACTTAAAGCAGTACTTCAAGCCCCTGAAGAATCTCACAAAATATCACCATTTTCTTGTTGACGCTACTAAGCCTGGGACAGTGTTATGA